From Vigna unguiculata cultivar IT97K-499-35 chromosome 5, ASM411807v1, whole genome shotgun sequence, the proteins below share one genomic window:
- the LOC114185728 gene encoding uncharacterized protein LOC114185728, translating into MSLLSRIRHCLPHGLCRQTFQPTVVRLNSSNINVFSRNFGQPARKEEEDVEEVEIDQRSLPADFDPATFDPDDHRGPPSERVFRLVDEIASLTVAEAAELGLVLMKKMGVKEMPNVGFMKAGAGNLAGMAAKAPAAAKEEQKPEKTVFELKLESYEAASKIKIIKEVRGFTDLGLKEAKDLVEKTPSVIKKGVSKEEGEKIMEKLKALGAKVVME; encoded by the coding sequence ATGAGTTTGCTTTCAAGAATAAGGCACTGTTTACCCCATGGTTTGTGTAGACAAACTTTTCAGCCAACAGTAGTGCGGCTTAACTCTAGTAACATAAATgttttttcaagaaattttgGTCAACCTGCAAGGAAAGAGGAGGAGGATGTAGAGGAAGTGGAAATTGACCAAAGAAGTCTTCCCGCTGATTTTGATCCTGCTACATTTGATCCCGACGATCATCGAGGTCCTCCGTCAGAAAGAGTTTTCAGGCTTGTTGATGAAATTGCATCTCTTACAGTAGCTGAAGCTGCAGAATTGGGTCTTGTTCTGATGAAGAAAATGGGAGTGAAGGAGATGCCTAATGTGGGATTTATGAAAGCAGGAGCGGGAAATTTGGCTGGAATGGCAGCGAAAGCACCAGCTGCGGCCAAGGAGGAGCAAAAGCCGGAAAAAACTGTGTTTGAATTGAAACTGGAGTCCTACGAAGCggcttccaaaattaaaatcatcAAGGAGGTCCGGGGCTTTACTGATTTAGGTTTGAAGGAAGCGAAGGATTTGGTTGAGAAAACACCTTCTGTTATAAAGAAGGGTGTTTCAAAAGAAGAAGGGGAGAAGATAATGGAGAAACTGAAAGCTCTTGGTGCAAAAGTTGTTATGGAATGA